Proteins from a single region of Hermetia illucens chromosome 3, iHerIll2.2.curated.20191125, whole genome shotgun sequence:
- the LOC119651955 gene encoding PI-stichotoxin-Hcr2e-like isoform X1 gives MKLILAFGIFVCLGVVSTSTVNKKVCSQPVSTGPCRASQPQFFFDPEIGDCNQFLYGGCGGNDNRFDNLKECRKLCVGAESSEEMFFRKVLSGGGGGVKLTSVEKNLFGFEIFLSRS, from the exons ATGAAATTGATTCTGGCCTTCGGTATCTTTGTTTGTTTGGGGGTTGTATCTACTTCAACGGTCAATAAAA AGGTTTGTTCACAACCAGTTTCAACAGGACCATGTCGAGCTAGTCAACCCCAGTTCTTTTTCGACCCTGAAATCGGGGACTGTAATCAATTTTTATATGGCGGCTGCGGTGGAAATGATAATCGTTTTGATAATCTGAAGGAATGTCGAAAATTATGCGTGGGCGCAGAGTCATCTGAAGAAA TGTTTTTCAGGAAAGTTTTaagtggaggaggaggaggagttaAGCTTACTTCAGTAGAAAAAAACCTGTTTGGATTCGAAATCTTCCTGAGTCGATCTTAA
- the LOC119651955 gene encoding protease inhibitor-like isoform X3 — MKLILAFGIFVCLGVVSTSTVNKKVCSQPVSTGPCRASQPQFFFDPEIGDCNQFLYGGCGGNDNRFDNLKECRKLCVGAESSEERKF; from the exons ATGAAATTGATTCTGGCCTTCGGTATCTTTGTTTGTTTGGGGGTTGTATCTACTTCAACGGTCAATAAAA AGGTTTGTTCACAACCAGTTTCAACAGGACCATGTCGAGCTAGTCAACCCCAGTTCTTTTTCGACCCTGAAATCGGGGACTGTAATCAATTTTTATATGGCGGCTGCGGTGGAAATGATAATCGTTTTGATAATCTGAAGGAATGTCGAAAATTATGCGTGGGCGCAGAGTCATCTGAAGAAA GAAAGTTTTaa
- the LOC119651955 gene encoding protease inhibitor-like isoform X2 yields the protein MKLILAFGIFVCLGVVSTSTVNKKVCSQPVSTGPCRASQPQFFFDPEIGDCNQFLYGGCGGNDNRFDNLKECRKLCVGAESSEESDEVI from the exons ATGAAATTGATTCTGGCCTTCGGTATCTTTGTTTGTTTGGGGGTTGTATCTACTTCAACGGTCAATAAAA AGGTTTGTTCACAACCAGTTTCAACAGGACCATGTCGAGCTAGTCAACCCCAGTTCTTTTTCGACCCTGAAATCGGGGACTGTAATCAATTTTTATATGGCGGCTGCGGTGGAAATGATAATCGTTTTGATAATCTGAAGGAATGTCGAAAATTATGCGTGGGCGCAGAGTCATCTGAAGAAAGTGATGAAGTGATTTAA
- the LOC119653032 gene encoding vegetative cell wall protein gp1-like isoform X2, which produces MKGLHFVFLIVLLVDTIYSRRISRKDDFYSLKFGKLKKCFPLVEVREQEKWIECVLLLTSLNYPLIPRILPIPRNIPTAPTEPPKPSTPSTPLPTESRTFPSTPPTPPTLPGETPSPTKPPKPPTPPTDPGETPSPTKPTKPPSPPTPPIETTSWETDITETLTTDDSTDFPTSSSPPLTDPPTPPTAPGESTVPPTYPSKPPTPPTPSDETTLSTTPHTGSPELTSIPTPPTSPPGTTRPTLSTESTRIPTPPTDTIPPNFSTENITSPKPTEWTPPTPPTDLPEVTTKSTAIPAPPTDTIPPNPSTAPPNPPGWTPPAPPTDTIPPNPSTTPPNPPGWTPPTPPTDLPAATNNSTDAPTAPPTPPTEASVVKRKGAFL; this is translated from the exons ATGAAAG GTCtacattttgtatttctgaTCGTTCTTTTGGTCGATACCATTTATTCAAGACG AATCTCACGCAAAGATGACTTCTATTCGTTGAAATTTGGAAAACTGAAGAAATGCTTTCCTCTAGTTGAAGTGCGTGAACAGGAAAAGTGGATTGAGTGCGTCCTTTTATTAACTTCACTTAATTACCCACTGATACCGCGGATATTGCCGATACCACGAAATATACCAACTGCACCAACAGAGCCTCCGAAACCATCTACTCCCTCAACCCCTCTACCGACTGAATCGAGGACGTTTCCCTCCACTCCGCCAACTCCACCAACTTTACCGGGAGAAACACCTTCACCAACAAAACCACCGAAACCGCCAACTCCCCCTACTGATCCTGGAGAAACACcttcaccaacaaaaccaacgaAACCACCGTCTCCACCTACTCCACCGATCGAGACAACTTCTTGGGAGACGGACATAACCG AAACCTTAACAACAGATGATTCAACCGACTTTCCTACTTCATCATCTCCACCGCTAACTGACCCTCCTACTCCACCAACTGCTCCAGGAGAGTCCACAGTTCCTCCAACATATCCTTCAAAGCCACCTACGCCACCTACTCCTTCAGATGAGACCACTCTTTCAACTACACCCCATACGGGATCACCTG AACTGACAAGCATTCCAACTCCACCGACTTCGCCTCCAGGAACGACCAGACCAACTTTATCGACTGAGAGTACACGCATTCCAACACCACCAACAGATaccattccaccaaatttttcaacAGAGAATATAACATCACCGAAACCTACAGAATGGACGCCACCAACACCTCCGACTGATTTACCAGAAGTTACCACTAAGTCAACTGCTATTCCAGCGCCACCAACAGATACCATTCCACCAAATCCCTCAACAGCGCCTCCAAATCCTCCAGGATGGACACCACCAGCACCACCGACGGATACCATTCCACCAAATCCCTCAACAACTCCCCCAAATCCTCCAGGATGGACGCCACCAACACCGCCGACTGACCTACCAGCAGCTACCAATAATTCAACCGATGCTCCAACGGCTCCGCCAACACCACCAACAGAAGCTAGTGTAGTGAAAAGGAAAGGAGCATTCCTTTAG
- the LOC119653032 gene encoding mucin-2-like isoform X3, which yields MKGLHFVFLIVLLVDTIYSRRISRKDDFYSLKFGKLKKCFPLVEVREQEKWIECVLLLTSLNYPLIPRILPIPRNIPTAPTEPPKPSTPSTPLPTESRTFPSTPPTPPTLPGETPSPTKPPKPPTPPTDPGETPSPTKPTKPPSPPTPPIETTSWETDITEETLTTDDSTDFPTSSSPPLTDPPTPPTAPGESTVPPTYPSKPPTPPTPSDETTLSTTPHTGSPELTSIPTPPTSPPGTTRPTLSTESTRIPTPPTDTIPPNFSTENITSPKPTEWTPPTPPTDLPEVTTKSTAIPAPPTDTIPPNPSTTPPNPPGWTPPTPPTDLPAATNNSTDAPTAPPTPPTEASVVKRKGAFL from the exons ATGAAAG GTCtacattttgtatttctgaTCGTTCTTTTGGTCGATACCATTTATTCAAGACG AATCTCACGCAAAGATGACTTCTATTCGTTGAAATTTGGAAAACTGAAGAAATGCTTTCCTCTAGTTGAAGTGCGTGAACAGGAAAAGTGGATTGAGTGCGTCCTTTTATTAACTTCACTTAATTACCCACTGATACCGCGGATATTGCCGATACCACGAAATATACCAACTGCACCAACAGAGCCTCCGAAACCATCTACTCCCTCAACCCCTCTACCGACTGAATCGAGGACGTTTCCCTCCACTCCGCCAACTCCACCAACTTTACCGGGAGAAACACCTTCACCAACAAAACCACCGAAACCGCCAACTCCCCCTACTGATCCTGGAGAAACACcttcaccaacaaaaccaacgaAACCACCGTCTCCACCTACTCCACCGATCGAGACAACTTCTTGGGAGACGGACATAACCG AAGAAACCTTAACAACAGATGATTCAACCGACTTTCCTACTTCATCATCTCCACCGCTAACTGACCCTCCTACTCCACCAACTGCTCCAGGAGAGTCCACAGTTCCTCCAACATATCCTTCAAAGCCACCTACGCCACCTACTCCTTCAGATGAGACCACTCTTTCAACTACACCCCATACGGGATCACCTG AACTGACAAGCATTCCAACTCCACCGACTTCGCCTCCAGGAACGACCAGACCAACTTTATCGACTGAGAGTACACGCATTCCAACACCACCAACAGATaccattccaccaaatttttcaacAGAGAATATAACATCACCGAAACCTACAGAATGGACGCCACCAACACCTCCGACTGATTTACCAGAAGTTACCACTAAGTCAACTGCTATTCCAGCGCCACCAACA GATACCATTCCACCAAATCCCTCAACAACTCCCCCAAATCCTCCAGGATGGACGCCACCAACACCGCCGACTGACCTACCAGCAGCTACCAATAATTCAACCGATGCTCCAACGGCTCCGCCAACACCACCAACAGAAGCTAGTGTAGTGAAAAGGAAAGGAGCATTCCTTTAG
- the LOC119653032 gene encoding vegetative cell wall protein gp1-like isoform X1 gives MKGLHFVFLIVLLVDTIYSRRISRKDDFYSLKFGKLKKCFPLVEVREQEKWIECVLLLTSLNYPLIPRILPIPRNIPTAPTEPPKPSTPSTPLPTESRTFPSTPPTPPTLPGETPSPTKPPKPPTPPTDPGETPSPTKPTKPPSPPTPPIETTSWETDITEETLTTDDSTDFPTSSSPPLTDPPTPPTAPGESTVPPTYPSKPPTPPTPSDETTLSTTPHTGSPELTSIPTPPTSPPGTTRPTLSTESTRIPTPPTDTIPPNFSTENITSPKPTEWTPPTPPTDLPEVTTKSTAIPAPPTDTIPPNPSTAPPNPPGWTPPAPPTDTIPPNPSTTPPNPPGWTPPTPPTDLPAATNNSTDAPTAPPTPPTEASVVKRKGAFL, from the exons ATGAAAG GTCtacattttgtatttctgaTCGTTCTTTTGGTCGATACCATTTATTCAAGACG AATCTCACGCAAAGATGACTTCTATTCGTTGAAATTTGGAAAACTGAAGAAATGCTTTCCTCTAGTTGAAGTGCGTGAACAGGAAAAGTGGATTGAGTGCGTCCTTTTATTAACTTCACTTAATTACCCACTGATACCGCGGATATTGCCGATACCACGAAATATACCAACTGCACCAACAGAGCCTCCGAAACCATCTACTCCCTCAACCCCTCTACCGACTGAATCGAGGACGTTTCCCTCCACTCCGCCAACTCCACCAACTTTACCGGGAGAAACACCTTCACCAACAAAACCACCGAAACCGCCAACTCCCCCTACTGATCCTGGAGAAACACcttcaccaacaaaaccaacgaAACCACCGTCTCCACCTACTCCACCGATCGAGACAACTTCTTGGGAGACGGACATAACCG AAGAAACCTTAACAACAGATGATTCAACCGACTTTCCTACTTCATCATCTCCACCGCTAACTGACCCTCCTACTCCACCAACTGCTCCAGGAGAGTCCACAGTTCCTCCAACATATCCTTCAAAGCCACCTACGCCACCTACTCCTTCAGATGAGACCACTCTTTCAACTACACCCCATACGGGATCACCTG AACTGACAAGCATTCCAACTCCACCGACTTCGCCTCCAGGAACGACCAGACCAACTTTATCGACTGAGAGTACACGCATTCCAACACCACCAACAGATaccattccaccaaatttttcaacAGAGAATATAACATCACCGAAACCTACAGAATGGACGCCACCAACACCTCCGACTGATTTACCAGAAGTTACCACTAAGTCAACTGCTATTCCAGCGCCACCAACAGATACCATTCCACCAAATCCCTCAACAGCGCCTCCAAATCCTCCAGGATGGACACCACCAGCACCACCGACGGATACCATTCCACCAAATCCCTCAACAACTCCCCCAAATCCTCCAGGATGGACGCCACCAACACCGCCGACTGACCTACCAGCAGCTACCAATAATTCAACCGATGCTCCAACGGCTCCGCCAACACCACCAACAGAAGCTAGTGTAGTGAAAAGGAAAGGAGCATTCCTTTAG